The following proteins are co-located in the Macadamia integrifolia cultivar HAES 741 chromosome 3, SCU_Mint_v3, whole genome shotgun sequence genome:
- the LOC122072589 gene encoding plant cysteine oxidase 3-like, whose translation MNNTMNRSKIQWLYDACNLIFTQEEPPTFQKIQWLKKLIDTMEAIDVGIDEFKTDESLTRWARKSSVEDCEGLICGQGVSEITYIHIYESNFFSIGVFCFPAGAKLPLHDHPSMTVLSKLLYGSVYVKAYDWVKVEKSNYRTVGLAAKVIDGIIKAPSEATVLFPKNGGNIHSFTALTPCAILDVLSPPYSDDLGRPSTYFSEIFVPSLRGYAILEERDLPDDLVVTGAPYLGPRLITSDDSDEFS comes from the exons CAGAAGCAAAATACAATGGCTATATGATGCCTGTAATCTAATATTCACACAAGAGGAGCCTCCAACCTTCCAAAAAATTCAATGGCTAAAAAAACTCATAG ATACCATGGAAGCCATAGATGTAGGCATTGATGAATTCAAAACAGATGAATCTCTGACAAGATGGGCTAGGAAATCTAGTGTGGAGGATTGTGAGGGATTGATTTGTGGGCAAGGAGTCTCAGAAATTACCTACATTCACATCTATGAAAGCAACTTCTTTTCG ATCGGCGTGTTCTGCTTCCCGGCCGGAGCAAAACTACCTCTTCATGATCACCCAAGCATGACAGTGCTAAGCAAACTTCTGTATGGTTCTGTCTATGTTAAAGCATATGACTGGGTCAAGGTGGAGAAGTCCAACTATAGAACAG TGGGATTAGCAGCTAAAGTTATAGATGGCATTATCAAAGCTCCAAGTGAAGCAACAGTTCTGTTCCCTAAGAATGGAGGAAACATACACTCTTTCACTGCCTTGACTCCTTGTGCCATTTTAGATGTATTGTCACCACCATACTCCGACGACTTGGGGCGGCCATCGACTTATTTTTCGGAGATTTTCGTTCCATCTCTTCGTG GTTATGCAAtattggaggagagagatttaCCAGATGATCTAGTTGTTACCGGGGCACCGTATCTTGGTCCAAGACTCATTACCAGTGATGACAGTGATGAGttttcttga